In the Pseudomonas sp. DTU_2021_1001937_2_SI_NGA_ILE_001 genome, one interval contains:
- a CDS encoding Fe2+/Zn2+ uptake regulation protein, which produces MLNRQGNTTRAMLRQTTNAARHTAAAPDQERGSNDQIRALLKAFGLRTSLVRLKVLDTLLAASTQGQALGVRGIHSQLVRLDVPLSFLSVREVLKRLCDEGVIVLGDDKTYSLHSRALHWLDIDPGSAVP; this is translated from the coding sequence ATGCTCAACCGCCAAGGAAACACCACCCGCGCCATGCTGAGGCAGACGACGAACGCCGCACGGCACACCGCCGCTGCGCCTGACCAGGAGCGCGGCAGCAATGACCAGATCAGGGCGCTGCTCAAGGCCTTCGGGCTGCGCACCAGCCTGGTTCGGCTCAAGGTGCTGGATACACTGCTGGCCGCCAGCACCCAAGGCCAGGCACTCGGTGTGCGCGGCATTCACAGCCAGCTGGTACGCCTGGACGTGCCCCTGTCCTTCCTGAGCGTGCGTGAAGTGCTCAAGCGCCTGTGCGACGAGGGCGTGATCGTGCTGGGCGACGACAAGACCTACTCGCTGCACTCCCGCGCCCTGCACTGGCTGGACATCGACCCTGGGTCGGCAGTGCCTTGA
- a CDS encoding ABC transporter permease has translation MNVSTDSKALPQPVRRGGQYFGLGTYLGLAGALLAMIVLFSLLSDHFLSYQTFSTLANQIPDLMVLAVGMTLVLIIGGIDLSVGSVLALAASAVSVAILGWGWSVVPAALLGMACATLAGAVTGTITVAWRIPSFIVSLGVLEMARGLAYQMTNSRTAYIGDSFAWLSDPIAFGIAPSFLIALLVIFFAQAVLTRTVFGRYLIGIGTNEEAVRLAGINPKPYKVAVFALMGLLAGVAALFQISRLEAADPNAGAGLELQVIAAVVIGGTSLMGGRGSIISTFFGVLIISVLAAGLAQIGASEPTKRIITGAVIVIAVVLDTYRSHRARKQG, from the coding sequence ATGAACGTTTCCACTGACTCCAAGGCCCTGCCGCAGCCCGTCCGGCGCGGTGGCCAGTATTTCGGCCTGGGTACCTACCTCGGGCTCGCCGGCGCCTTGCTGGCTATGATCGTGCTGTTCTCCCTGCTCAGCGATCACTTTCTCTCCTACCAGACCTTCAGCACCCTGGCCAACCAGATTCCCGACCTGATGGTCCTGGCCGTGGGCATGACCCTGGTGCTGATCATCGGCGGGATCGACCTGTCGGTCGGCTCGGTGCTCGCGCTTGCCGCCTCGGCGGTCAGCGTGGCGATTCTCGGCTGGGGCTGGAGCGTGGTGCCGGCCGCCTTGCTGGGCATGGCCTGCGCCACCCTGGCCGGCGCGGTGACCGGGACCATCACCGTGGCCTGGCGCATTCCTTCGTTCATCGTCTCGCTGGGCGTGCTGGAAATGGCTCGTGGCCTGGCCTACCAGATGACCAATTCGCGCACCGCCTACATTGGCGACTCGTTCGCCTGGCTGTCCGACCCTATCGCCTTTGGCATCGCGCCGTCGTTCCTGATCGCCCTGTTGGTGATCTTCTTCGCCCAGGCGGTGCTGACTCGCACGGTGTTCGGTCGCTACCTGATCGGCATTGGTACCAACGAAGAGGCCGTGCGTCTGGCCGGGATCAACCCCAAGCCGTACAAGGTAGCGGTCTTTGCACTGATGGGCCTGCTTGCCGGGGTCGCCGCGCTGTTCCAGATTTCCCGCCTGGAAGCGGCCGATCCGAACGCCGGTGCCGGCCTGGAGCTGCAGGTGATCGCCGCCGTGGTGATTGGCGGCACCAGCCTGATGGGCGGACGTGGTTCGATCATCAGTACCTTCTTCGGCGTGCTGATCATTTCGGTCCTGGCGGCCGGCCTGGCGCAGATCGGCGCCAGCGAGCCGACCAAGCGCATCATCACGGGTGCGGTGATCGTCATCGCCGTGGTGCTGGACACTTATCGCAGCCATCGCGCGCGCAAGCAGGGCTGA
- the map gene encoding type I methionyl aminopeptidase produces the protein MSRGISIKTEQDLAALRISGRLAADVLAMIAPHVKAGVSTQALDDICNRYIVNELKVIPANVGYHGFTKTTCISPNAVVCHGIPSATDILKDGDIVNIDVAVIKDGWYGDTSRMYLVGEVSPLAKRLVDTTYEATCAGIRAVRPGATLGDIGHAIQTVAHREGFSVVREYCGHGIGRVYHEEPQVLHYGSPGKGLRLKPGMVFTIEPMINAGKPGTRTLDDGWTVLTRDLSLSAQWEHMVAVTETGYELLTPWPDGTGDYPAV, from the coding sequence ATGAGCCGTGGTATTTCCATCAAGACCGAGCAGGATCTGGCTGCGCTGCGCATCTCCGGTCGTCTGGCGGCCGATGTGCTGGCGATGATCGCGCCACACGTCAAGGCAGGCGTCAGCACGCAGGCGCTGGACGACATCTGCAATCGCTACATCGTCAATGAACTGAAAGTCATCCCAGCCAACGTCGGTTATCACGGCTTCACCAAGACCACCTGCATTTCGCCCAACGCCGTGGTGTGTCATGGCATTCCCTCGGCGACCGACATACTCAAGGATGGCGATATCGTCAATATCGACGTAGCGGTCATCAAGGATGGCTGGTACGGCGATACCAGCCGCATGTACCTGGTGGGGGAGGTCAGTCCTCTGGCCAAGCGTTTGGTAGACACCACCTACGAGGCGACCTGTGCCGGTATTCGTGCCGTGCGCCCGGGCGCGACCCTGGGGGATATCGGTCATGCAATCCAGACGGTGGCGCACCGGGAAGGCTTCAGCGTGGTGCGTGAGTACTGTGGTCATGGTATTGGTCGGGTCTATCATGAAGAGCCCCAAGTGCTGCACTACGGCTCGCCAGGCAAGGGATTGCGGCTCAAGCCGGGCATGGTGTTCACCATCGAGCCAATGATCAATGCTGGCAAACCCGGTACCCGCACTCTCGATGATGGCTGGACCGTGCTGACCCGTGACCTTTCGCTCTCGGCGCAGTGGGAGCACATGGTGGCGGTGACCGAGACCGGCTACGAGCTGCTGACGCCCTGGCCGGATGGCACTGGCGACTATCCCGCTGTCTGA
- a CDS encoding DUF1654 domain-containing protein: MAQQNAATAALPGSYERLGMRIQKIINSPAAQKARTALLLRQAGDLDEDWGRLLEEIAENDNVTLAWRDDGGVQLFWTLPAED; this comes from the coding sequence GTGGCACAACAGAACGCAGCGACCGCCGCCCTGCCCGGCTCGTATGAACGTCTCGGCATGCGCATCCAGAAGATCATCAATTCTCCGGCTGCGCAGAAAGCACGCACCGCCCTGCTGCTGCGCCAGGCGGGCGATCTGGACGAAGACTGGGGGCGCTTGCTGGAAGAAATCGCCGAAAATGACAACGTGACCCTGGCCTGGCGAGATGATGGTGGCGTACAGCTGTTCTGGACGCTGCCAGCGGAAGACTGA
- a CDS encoding YgdI/YgdR family lipoprotein, with amino-acid sequence MNIRTRTLLTLVLPALMLAGCSTPSVVTLQDGTQYISKDTPKTRTADGFYEFTDISGKRVRLPAADVATVRPAD; translated from the coding sequence ATGAATATCCGTACCCGCACCTTGCTGACGCTCGTCCTTCCAGCCCTCATGCTGGCTGGCTGTTCTACGCCTTCGGTGGTGACGTTGCAGGATGGTACCCAGTACATCAGCAAAGACACGCCGAAAACCCGTACGGCGGACGGTTTCTATGAGTTCACGGACATTTCAGGCAAGCGTGTGCGGCTGCCTGCTGCCGACGTGGCGACCGTCAGGCCTGCCGATTGA
- a CDS encoding LacI family DNA-binding transcriptional regulator has translation MATIKDVAALAGISYTTVSHVLNNTRPVSDAVRRKVEAAIAQLDYVPSAVARSLKAKATSTIGLLIPNGMNPYFAELARGIEDHCERNGFCVILCNSDDDPQKQRGYLRVLLEKRVDGMIVSSVDGDAGIAGGLAGVRTPTVIVDRELDGVEADLVRIDHEQGAWLATRHLLALGHQRIACIAGPSGTLVSKLRLAGFQRALQEAGIAPRAEWMLHCEFTSPAGYQVATALLEGERPTAVFSGNDMIGIGVLRAAAERGIQVPRELSVIGFDDIQLSRFVYPALTTVGQSVTQLGEAAAERLLRRIANPATPVEKLLVGPSVVVRESTAPPPKG, from the coding sequence ATGGCGACCATCAAGGACGTGGCCGCGCTTGCGGGTATTTCGTACACCACGGTTTCCCATGTACTGAACAACACGCGGCCGGTCAGTGACGCGGTGCGGCGCAAGGTCGAGGCGGCGATCGCCCAGCTCGACTATGTGCCCAGCGCCGTGGCCCGCTCGCTCAAGGCCAAGGCCACATCGACCATCGGCCTGCTGATTCCCAATGGCATGAACCCTTATTTCGCCGAGCTGGCGCGGGGTATCGAGGATCATTGCGAGCGCAACGGCTTCTGCGTGATCCTCTGCAACTCCGATGACGACCCGCAGAAGCAGCGCGGTTACCTGCGGGTGCTGCTGGAAAAGCGCGTCGACGGGATGATCGTCTCGTCCGTGGACGGCGATGCCGGAATCGCGGGTGGGCTGGCCGGAGTGCGCACGCCCACGGTGATCGTCGACCGCGAGCTGGATGGCGTCGAAGCCGACCTGGTACGTATCGACCACGAGCAGGGCGCCTGGCTGGCGACCCGCCATTTGCTTGCCTTGGGTCACCAGCGCATCGCCTGCATCGCCGGGCCTTCAGGGACCCTGGTCTCGAAACTGCGTCTGGCCGGCTTCCAGCGGGCCTTGCAAGAAGCGGGTATCGCCCCGCGGGCCGAATGGATGCTGCATTGCGAGTTCACCAGCCCGGCTGGTTATCAGGTGGCCACGGCCTTGCTGGAAGGCGAGCGGCCGACGGCGGTGTTCAGCGGTAACGACATGATCGGCATCGGTGTCCTGCGTGCTGCCGCCGAGCGGGGTATCCAGGTGCCGCGTGAGCTGTCGGTGATCGGTTTCGACGACATCCAGCTCAGCCGCTTCGTCTACCCGGCGCTCACCACCGTGGGCCAGTCGGTCACGCAGCTTGGCGAAGCGGCGGCCGAGCGCTTGCTGCGCCGCATTGCCAACCCCGCGACACCGGTCGAGAAACTGCTGGTTGGTCCCAGCGTTGTAGTCCGTGAATCCACGGCCCCGCCGCCGAAGGGCTGA
- the rbsK gene encoding ribokinase, giving the protein MQAKVVVIGSLNMDLVIRAPRLPRPGETLVGESFVTVPGGKGANQAVAVARLGSPVAMIGCVGDDAYGEQLRAGLLDEAIDCSGVQTVKGINSGIASILVDDHSQNAIVIVAGANGQLSPASVQALDALLLDAQVVVCQLEVPLPTVEYSLRRARELGCTVILNPAPAEAPLPAHWYALVDYLIPNESEARALTGVAVDSPGTAQIAARALCEAGVQNVIVTLGSQGVLWMGPDGVEHRPAYAVQAVDTTAAGDTLVGGFAAALARGQAPGEALRLAQAAAALSVTRQGAQPSIPMLADVERLMTP; this is encoded by the coding sequence ATGCAAGCAAAGGTAGTGGTAATAGGCAGCCTGAACATGGACCTGGTGATTCGCGCGCCGCGTCTGCCGCGCCCTGGGGAAACCCTGGTGGGTGAATCCTTCGTGACCGTGCCTGGTGGCAAGGGCGCCAACCAGGCAGTGGCGGTGGCACGCCTGGGCAGTCCGGTAGCGATGATCGGTTGCGTTGGCGACGATGCCTATGGCGAGCAGTTGCGCGCCGGCCTGTTGGACGAGGCCATCGACTGCAGTGGTGTGCAGACAGTCAAGGGCATCAATAGCGGCATCGCATCGATTCTGGTCGACGACCATAGTCAGAACGCCATCGTCATCGTGGCGGGCGCCAACGGCCAGCTTTCGCCGGCTTCGGTGCAAGCGCTGGATGCGCTGCTGCTGGACGCGCAGGTGGTCGTCTGTCAGCTTGAAGTGCCGTTGCCGACCGTCGAGTACAGCCTGCGACGTGCGCGCGAACTGGGCTGCACGGTGATCCTCAACCCGGCCCCGGCCGAGGCGCCCTTGCCAGCGCACTGGTATGCGCTGGTCGACTACCTGATTCCCAACGAGAGTGAAGCCCGGGCGCTGACCGGGGTGGCGGTGGACTCGCCCGGCACGGCACAGATTGCGGCCCGCGCACTGTGCGAGGCAGGCGTGCAGAACGTCATCGTGACCCTGGGCAGTCAGGGCGTGCTGTGGATGGGGCCGGACGGTGTCGAGCATCGGCCGGCCTATGCGGTGCAGGCCGTGGATACCACGGCCGCCGGCGACACCCTGGTGGGCGGCTTCGCTGCGGCGCTGGCGCGTGGCCAGGCGCCTGGTGAAGCGCTGCGTCTGGCTCAGGCGGCTGCGGCGCTGTCGGTGACCCGCCAGGGCGCGCAGCCTTCGATTCCCATGCTTGCCGACGTCGAGAGGTTGATGACGCCATGA
- a CDS encoding ParD-like family protein: protein MGLVKISEHMHANVRCASAAFSRSINAQAEHWMRVGMLAELNPSLSYSDICQLLLNTEGNGGMAAGVQVLDAAIAVKAAS, encoded by the coding sequence ATGGGTCTCGTCAAGATTTCCGAGCACATGCACGCCAATGTGCGTTGTGCCAGCGCAGCATTCAGCCGCTCGATCAATGCCCAGGCTGAGCACTGGATGCGGGTCGGCATGCTGGCCGAACTCAATCCGTCCCTTTCCTACAGCGATATCTGTCAGTTGCTGCTCAATACCGAAGGTAACGGCGGTATGGCGGCGGGCGTGCAGGTCCTGGATGCGGCTATTGCCGTCAAGGCGGCCTCATGA
- a CDS encoding I78 family peptidase inhibitor: MPWKIATFGFIAVTSLLAGCSTTSDSSADTSRSASAATSAAGDGRCDASGAQAAVGRQASIDLLNQVRSQSGAQDARILGPNDMVTLEYRSDRVNVNTDATGKVIRVNCG; this comes from the coding sequence ATGCCCTGGAAAATCGCAACATTTGGTTTCATCGCAGTGACATCCCTGCTGGCAGGCTGCAGCACGACCTCGGACTCATCGGCTGATACTTCGCGCTCCGCCTCGGCTGCCACTTCTGCGGCAGGCGATGGCCGTTGCGATGCCAGTGGTGCACAGGCCGCAGTCGGCAGGCAGGCATCCATTGACCTGCTCAACCAGGTACGTAGCCAGTCAGGCGCCCAGGACGCGCGGATTCTCGGGCCCAATGACATGGTGACCCTCGAGTACCGGTCCGACCGCGTGAACGTCAATACCGACGCCACCGGCAAGGTGATTCGCGTCAACTGCGGTTGA
- the rbsD gene encoding D-ribose pyranase, whose translation MKKTPLLNIALSRVIASLGHGDVLMIVDAGMPIPPGVELIDLALTRGVPDFVAVLDVVLSEMQVESHVLAREMIDFKPPALHALETLQGDGHLGSQSWVSHEELKILSARAKAIVRTGECQPYSNVALVAGVVF comes from the coding sequence ATGAAGAAGACCCCTTTGCTCAACATCGCTCTGTCGCGAGTGATCGCCTCTCTGGGGCATGGCGATGTATTGATGATCGTAGATGCCGGCATGCCGATACCGCCGGGTGTCGAGCTGATCGACCTGGCGCTGACGCGTGGGGTGCCGGACTTCGTCGCTGTGCTGGATGTGGTGCTGAGCGAAATGCAGGTTGAAAGCCACGTGCTGGCTCGCGAGATGATCGATTTCAAGCCCCCGGCCTTGCATGCGCTGGAAACCTTGCAGGGTGACGGTCATCTGGGCAGCCAGTCCTGGGTCAGTCACGAGGAATTGAAAATACTAAGCGCGCGGGCCAAGGCCATCGTGCGCACGGGAGAATGCCAGCCTTACAGCAATGTGGCGCTGGTGGCAGGTGTGGTTTTCTAG
- a CDS encoding sugar ABC transporter ATP-binding protein has product MSASPETVLSVHGVGKTYAQPVLADVELSLLRGEVLALTGENGAGKSTLSKIIGGLVVPSAGQMTYMGQAYAPTSRTDAEKLGVRMVMQELNLLPTLTVAENLFLDNLPRRAGWIDRKRLRAQAVEAMARVGLDNIDPDALVGELGIGHQQMVEIARNLIGDCRVLILDEPTAMLTAREVELLFEQISRLRARGVSIIYISHRLEELARVAQRIAVLRDGRLVCVEPMSRYNSQQLVALMVGRELGEHLDLGVRSIGEVALAVKGLGRRGKVEDVSLQVRSGEILGISGLVGSGRTELLRLIYGADRADSGHVEVGQPLRRANIRSPSDAVQHGIALISEDRKGEGLLLSQSISANVALGNMPEIARLQVISPQRERALAQRQVDAMRIRCSDADQEVGQLSGGNQQKVVIGRWLERNCPVMLFDEPTRGIDIGAKFDIYTLFGELARQGRALVVVSSDLRELMLLCDRIAVLSDGRLIDTFERDSWTQDQLLAAAFAGYQQQAVRPDQAASGNAQ; this is encoded by the coding sequence ATGTCGGCATCCCCTGAAACCGTGCTGTCCGTGCATGGTGTCGGCAAGACCTACGCCCAGCCGGTGCTGGCGGATGTCGAGCTGAGCCTGCTGCGTGGCGAGGTCCTGGCCCTGACTGGTGAGAATGGCGCGGGCAAGAGCACGCTGTCGAAGATCATCGGTGGTCTGGTGGTGCCTTCCGCCGGGCAGATGACCTACATGGGGCAGGCCTATGCGCCGACCAGTCGCACCGACGCCGAGAAACTCGGCGTGCGTATGGTCATGCAGGAGCTGAACCTGCTGCCGACCCTGACCGTGGCCGAGAACCTGTTTCTCGACAATCTGCCACGGCGGGCCGGCTGGATCGACCGCAAGCGGCTGCGCGCCCAGGCGGTCGAAGCCATGGCGCGGGTCGGCCTCGACAATATCGACCCGGATGCCCTGGTCGGTGAGTTGGGCATCGGTCACCAGCAGATGGTGGAGATCGCCCGCAACCTGATCGGGGATTGCCGGGTGCTGATTCTCGATGAGCCCACCGCCATGCTCACCGCCCGTGAGGTGGAGCTGCTGTTCGAGCAGATCTCCCGGTTGCGGGCGCGGGGCGTGTCGATCATCTACATCTCTCACCGTCTGGAGGAACTGGCTCGCGTGGCCCAGCGTATTGCCGTGCTGCGCGATGGGCGTCTGGTCTGCGTCGAGCCAATGAGCCGCTACAACAGCCAGCAGCTGGTGGCGCTGATGGTCGGTCGTGAGCTGGGCGAACATCTCGATCTGGGGGTGCGGTCGATTGGTGAAGTGGCGCTGGCGGTGAAGGGCCTTGGTCGGCGTGGCAAGGTCGAGGATGTCTCGCTGCAGGTGCGCAGTGGAGAAATTCTGGGCATCTCCGGCCTGGTAGGTTCCGGACGCACCGAGCTGCTGCGCCTGATCTACGGCGCCGATCGTGCCGACAGCGGCCATGTGGAGGTCGGCCAGCCGTTGCGGCGGGCGAACATCCGCTCGCCCAGCGACGCGGTGCAGCATGGCATCGCCTTGATCAGCGAAGATCGCAAGGGCGAGGGCCTGCTGCTGTCGCAGAGCATCAGTGCCAACGTGGCCCTGGGCAACATGCCCGAGATCGCTCGCTTGCAGGTCATCAGTCCGCAACGTGAACGAGCGCTGGCGCAGCGTCAGGTAGACGCGATGCGCATTCGCTGCAGCGATGCAGACCAGGAAGTCGGTCAACTGTCCGGTGGCAACCAGCAGAAGGTGGTGATCGGCCGCTGGCTGGAGCGCAACTGCCCGGTGATGCTCTTCGATGAGCCGACGCGTGGCATCGACATCGGTGCCAAGTTCGACATCTATACGCTGTTCGGCGAACTGGCCCGTCAGGGCAGGGCGCTGGTGGTGGTGTCCAGCGACCTGCGCGAGCTGATGCTGCTCTGTGACCGAATCGCAGTGCTGTCTGACGGTCGCCTGATCGACACCTTCGAGCGTGACAGCTGGACCCAGGATCAACTGCTGGCGGCTGCGTTCGCCGGCTATCAACAACAGGCTGTTCGGCCCGACCAGGCCGCATCCGGGAATGCCCAATGA
- a CDS encoding sugar ABC transporter substrate-binding protein, with amino-acid sequence MKLPFAGRLLAVALFASATTLASLSSLPAQAADKPKVALVMKSLANEFFLTMEDGAKAYQKEHAADFDLISNGIKDESDTASQIRIVEQMIVSRVDALVIAPADSKALVPVIKKATDAGIKVINIDNQLDPAVLKSKNLDVPFVGPDNRKGARLVGEYLAAQLQKGDEVGIIEGVSTTTNAQQRTAGFQDAMQAAGMKIVSVQSGNWEIDKGNAVASAMLNEYPNLKALLAGNDSMALGAVSAVRAAGKAGKVKIVGYDNINAIKPMLKDGRVLATADQFAAKQAVFGIEAALKSLKGEPLGAVDGVIQTPVELVTQPK; translated from the coding sequence ATGAAGCTGCCCTTCGCTGGACGCCTGCTGGCTGTCGCGCTGTTCGCCTCTGCCACCACCCTCGCTTCGCTGTCCTCCCTGCCTGCCCAGGCTGCCGACAAACCCAAGGTCGCACTGGTCATGAAATCCCTGGCCAATGAGTTCTTCCTGACCATGGAAGACGGCGCCAAAGCCTACCAGAAAGAACACGCCGCCGATTTTGACCTGATTTCCAACGGCATCAAGGACGAGTCCGACACCGCCAGCCAGATCCGTATCGTCGAGCAGATGATCGTTTCTCGCGTCGATGCGCTGGTCATCGCGCCCGCCGACTCCAAGGCCCTGGTGCCGGTGATCAAGAAAGCCACCGATGCTGGCATCAAGGTCATCAACATCGACAACCAGCTCGACCCTGCGGTCCTCAAGAGCAAGAACCTCGACGTGCCCTTCGTAGGGCCTGACAACCGCAAGGGTGCGCGTCTGGTCGGTGAATACCTGGCCGCGCAGCTGCAGAAGGGTGACGAGGTCGGCATCATCGAAGGCGTTTCCACGACTACCAATGCCCAGCAGCGCACCGCTGGCTTCCAGGATGCCATGCAGGCCGCGGGAATGAAGATCGTTTCCGTGCAGTCTGGCAACTGGGAAATCGACAAGGGCAACGCGGTGGCTTCGGCCATGCTGAACGAGTACCCCAACCTCAAGGCATTGCTGGCCGGCAACGACAGCATGGCCCTGGGTGCGGTGTCCGCCGTACGCGCCGCTGGCAAGGCCGGCAAGGTGAAGATCGTCGGCTACGACAACATCAACGCGATCAAGCCGATGCTCAAGGACGGTCGTGTCCTGGCCACTGCTGACCAGTTTGCCGCCAAGCAGGCGGTGTTCGGCATCGAAGCGGCCCTCAAGTCGCTCAAGGGTGAGCCGCTGGGTGCTGTCGACGGTGTCATCCAGACCCCGGTCGAACTGGTTACCCAGCCCAAGTGA
- a CDS encoding nucleoside hydrolase, whose protein sequence is MAGKSWFGKLIGGVLVMSLLGAGSVQAAERRDLIIDTDPGADDVVALLLALASPEELNVLAITTVAGNVRLDKTSRNARLAREWAGREEVPVYAGAPRPLVRPPIYAENVHGQEGLPGVPVHEPAKGLAEGNAVDYLIRTLSKAEPHSITIAMLGPQTNLALALTQAPEITRGIKEVVVMGGAHFNGGNITPVAEFNLFADPHAAQVVLASGVKLTYIPLDVTYKILTSEQRIARLAALGNQAGKLVKDILDEYVKLDMEHYGLPGGPVHDASVMAWLLKPELFSGRSINLAIDSREGLGFGQTVADWYGTLKQPENVFWVENGDAQGFFDLLTERLARLK, encoded by the coding sequence ATGGCAGGGAAATCGTGGTTCGGCAAGCTGATCGGGGGAGTGCTGGTGATGAGTCTATTGGGCGCGGGTAGCGTGCAGGCCGCTGAACGGCGCGACCTGATCATTGATACCGACCCGGGCGCCGACGACGTGGTGGCGCTGCTGCTGGCGCTGGCGTCACCCGAAGAACTCAACGTGCTGGCCATCACCACCGTTGCTGGCAATGTGCGTCTCGACAAGACTTCACGCAATGCTCGCCTGGCTCGCGAATGGGCTGGGCGTGAGGAGGTGCCGGTGTATGCCGGTGCACCGCGGCCGCTGGTGCGCCCGCCAATCTATGCCGAGAACGTGCACGGCCAGGAAGGTCTGCCGGGTGTGCCGGTGCACGAGCCGGCCAAGGGCCTGGCCGAGGGTAACGCGGTCGACTACCTGATTCGTACGCTGAGCAAGGCTGAGCCGCACAGCATCACCATCGCCATGCTCGGGCCGCAGACCAACCTGGCCCTGGCATTGACCCAGGCCCCGGAAATCACCCGTGGCATCAAGGAAGTGGTGGTCATGGGTGGTGCGCACTTCAATGGCGGCAACATCACCCCGGTGGCCGAATTCAACCTGTTCGCCGACCCGCACGCTGCGCAGGTGGTGTTGGCCAGTGGTGTCAAGCTGACCTATATCCCGCTGGACGTCACGTACAAGATTCTCACCAGTGAGCAACGCATCGCTCGTCTGGCGGCCCTGGGCAATCAGGCCGGCAAGCTGGTGAAGGATATTCTCGATGAGTACGTCAAGCTGGACATGGAGCACTACGGGCTGCCGGGCGGGCCGGTGCATGACGCCAGTGTGATGGCCTGGCTGCTCAAGCCTGAGCTGTTTTCCGGCCGCAGCATCAACCTGGCGATCGACAGTCGTGAAGGTCTGGGTTTCGGGCAGACCGTCGCCGACTGGTATGGCACCCTCAAGCAGCCGGAAAACGTTTTCTGGGTCGAGAACGGTGACGCCCAAGGTTTTTTCGACCTGCTGACCGAACGTCTGGCACGCCTGAAGTGA
- a CDS encoding cold-shock protein translates to MSNRQTGTVKWFNDEKGYGFITPQGGGDDLFVHFKAIKAEGFKSLKEGQTVSFVAARGQKGMQAEEVTPV, encoded by the coding sequence ATGTCCAATCGCCAAACCGGCACTGTCAAGTGGTTCAACGATGAGAAGGGCTACGGCTTCATCACCCCTCAAGGTGGCGGTGACGATCTGTTCGTACACTTCAAAGCGATCAAGGCAGAAGGCTTCAAGAGCCTGAAGGAAGGACAGACCGTATCGTTCGTTGCCGCACGCGGCCAGAAGGGCATGCAGGCAGAAGAAGTCACCCCTGTCTGA